The following proteins come from a genomic window of Leptospira neocaledonica:
- a CDS encoding RNA-binding protein: MKISVGNLPQEWKEEDLEKLFSKYGKAEHISIKKDKLTGRSLGYGSLEMEDGAAKKALEALNKFEVSGKVLTVVDAEEWKKEFDKKQSVKGGPGHNKVQGSQTTGGFGSSVRRTGGRGK, from the coding sequence ATGAAGATTTCAGTGGGCAATCTTCCTCAAGAATGGAAGGAAGAAGATTTGGAAAAACTATTCTCCAAATACGGAAAGGCTGAACATATATCCATTAAAAAGGACAAACTCACAGGACGTTCTCTGGGTTACGGTTCTTTAGAAATGGAAGATGGAGCAGCAAAAAAGGCCCTGGAAGCTTTAAACAAGTTCGAGGTTTCCGGTAAGGTTTTGACGGTGGTAGACGCCGAAGAATGGAAAAAGGAATTCGATAAAAAACAATCCGTAAAAGGTGGACCTGGTCACAATAAGGTGCAGGGAAGCCAGACCACGGGAGGTTTTGGAAGTTCCGTCAGACGTACTGGAGGTAGAGGAAAATGA
- a CDS encoding inorganic phosphate transporter, translating to MDIFLIIVGVMAVLGVMDLLVGVSNDAVNFTNSAVGSRAASRKIILIVSAFGILLGALSSSGMMEVARKGIFHPEFFSLAELMFLFLAVMVSDIILLDLYNTLGLPTSTTVSLVFELLGASLVLALLKADTLNDAFKIINSESALKIIFGIALSVILAFFAGLVLMFFFRLIFSFRLEKTMRWFGGIFSGLAVTVVIFFILLTAMKGSTFLSKEVLAWIQTNFKTILALSFIGFSILFQILIFSKVNVLKIVVLFGTAALAMAFASNDLVNFIGVPIASLQTHELIKAANWDANTMASGLGKEVLTDNRLLIGAALIMIIALFKSKKAETVTRTEVSLGSQGETIEAYQSSLVARVFVQIAVGIYYPIKRFLPSIVRNWIASRFKQSGTLELVRLHESDAFDLLRASVNILIASALILVGTIEKLPLSTTFVTFMVAMGTSLADGAWQKENAVNRVSGVLTVVGGWFMTAVFASFTGGFIAALFYYFGFAAVVVVLVFTFFLVIAFNRIHKKRKAEYDENLEKLLLLTKHPEKALSKSLSSLLGNLLLAKKAMNTLSSGYIGGKKKDFKQASKILKNLKKNYESSISGFLSLVDRHFDESDFQSIHPFTNALGYIDRITENLTNIHRNTSEKIDRFQTGLTKDEREDLKELRKLAEDLFELLAQADKVPGLVDKARSGKKAKELSDLKVRIYKNQMKRIRKGDSKLKSSVAYFLVIEELVDINENLFALAEELVWVLPWIETKKKQFAKGNIGPSKLEFPKAKDKKKKKKK from the coding sequence ATGGATATCTTCTTAATCATCGTAGGAGTCATGGCTGTACTCGGAGTAATGGACTTACTCGTCGGAGTTTCCAATGACGCAGTGAACTTTACGAATTCGGCAGTCGGTTCTAGAGCGGCTTCCAGAAAAATCATCCTGATCGTTTCTGCATTCGGTATTTTACTCGGGGCATTGAGCTCCAGCGGAATGATGGAGGTCGCAAGAAAAGGGATCTTTCATCCTGAATTTTTCAGCTTAGCCGAGTTGATGTTCTTATTTTTGGCGGTGATGGTTTCCGATATCATCCTTCTGGATTTATATAATACCTTAGGACTGCCTACCTCGACGACTGTCTCTTTGGTTTTCGAATTATTAGGCGCCTCTTTGGTCCTGGCTCTTCTCAAAGCAGACACACTAAACGACGCATTTAAGATTATAAACTCAGAGTCCGCTTTAAAGATCATCTTCGGGATCGCACTGTCAGTGATACTCGCCTTTTTTGCCGGACTCGTCCTGATGTTCTTCTTCCGATTGATCTTCAGTTTCCGTCTAGAAAAAACAATGAGATGGTTCGGGGGAATTTTTTCGGGACTGGCAGTCACAGTTGTGATCTTCTTCATTCTACTCACCGCAATGAAGGGTTCCACTTTCTTGAGTAAGGAAGTTTTGGCCTGGATCCAGACCAATTTTAAAACCATTCTGGCCTTAAGTTTTATAGGATTTTCCATCCTATTCCAAATCTTGATCTTCTCCAAAGTGAACGTTTTAAAGATCGTTGTGCTATTTGGAACCGCAGCACTTGCAATGGCATTTGCAAGTAATGACCTAGTGAACTTCATAGGGGTTCCGATCGCAAGTTTACAAACTCACGAGTTGATCAAAGCAGCTAATTGGGACGCAAATACAATGGCAAGCGGCTTAGGAAAAGAAGTTCTTACGGACAATAGGCTTCTGATCGGCGCCGCCTTGATTATGATCATCGCATTATTCAAATCCAAGAAGGCAGAAACAGTCACTAGGACCGAAGTCAGCTTAGGTTCTCAAGGCGAAACAATAGAAGCTTACCAATCCAGTTTAGTAGCAAGAGTGTTCGTCCAGATCGCAGTCGGAATCTATTATCCTATAAAAAGATTTTTACCTTCTATCGTCCGAAATTGGATTGCTTCCAGATTCAAACAAAGCGGGACCTTGGAACTTGTCCGTCTACATGAGAGTGACGCGTTCGATCTATTAAGAGCATCCGTAAATATTCTGATCGCATCGGCGCTGATTCTTGTAGGGACCATCGAAAAACTTCCTCTCTCTACCACTTTCGTTACCTTCATGGTAGCGATGGGAACTTCTCTTGCGGACGGAGCTTGGCAAAAGGAAAATGCAGTCAATCGTGTCAGCGGAGTTTTAACAGTTGTAGGCGGATGGTTTATGACTGCGGTTTTTGCCTCTTTCACCGGTGGATTTATCGCGGCTTTATTTTATTACTTCGGCTTTGCAGCAGTAGTCGTAGTTTTAGTGTTCACATTCTTCTTGGTGATCGCATTTAATCGTATCCACAAGAAAAGAAAGGCCGAATACGATGAGAATCTGGAAAAACTTCTACTCTTAACCAAACATCCTGAAAAAGCACTTTCTAAGTCTCTTTCTTCTTTGTTAGGAAATTTGTTATTAGCGAAGAAGGCAATGAATACACTTTCTTCCGGTTATATTGGAGGAAAGAAGAAGGACTTTAAACAGGCTTCTAAAATATTAAAGAACCTGAAAAAGAATTACGAATCTTCTATCTCCGGTTTTTTAAGTCTGGTTGATAGACATTTTGACGAGTCGGATTTCCAATCCATTCACCCTTTTACGAATGCACTCGGTTATATTGACCGTATCACTGAAAATCTTACGAATATTCACAGGAACACCTCCGAAAAAATAGATCGTTTCCAAACAGGACTTACTAAGGACGAAAGAGAAGATCTAAAAGAATTACGCAAACTGGCGGAAGATCTTTTTGAACTTCTGGCACAGGCGGACAAGGTTCCGGGTCTCGTAGACAAGGCAAGATCGGGCAAAAAAGCAAAAGAACTTTCGGATCTCAAAGTTCGTATTTACAAAAACCAGATGAAACGTATCCGCAAGGGAGACAGCAAACTGAAATCCAGTGTAGCTTATTTTCTGGTAATAGAAGAGCTTGTGGATATTAACGAAAACTTATTTGCTCTGGCAGAAGAACTGGTCTGGGTTTTACCTTGGATTGAAACCAAGAAGAAACAATTTGCAAAAGGAAATATCGGTCCTTCCAAGCTAGAATTCCCCAAAGCCAAAGATAAGAAGAAAAAAAAGAAGAAGTAA
- a CDS encoding TRAP transporter large permease subunit — MWRKIVSWAVLFFLFVPLVQSGSQLVQARLLGLGGSIWPNYAMIRNVCVVDPNAEADTKAEVSQADMDALDDIGLGDTTGGKNVGVPTGPTETQLELEKLAGSLTTGQKLYCGFERRLSWLTISAIDYIPMTMVVLLLVAGTVSTTRRYHIALRNPENSKEEKITEWSQIIANSIIMVSAAFMYPLQKGVEAQIQVLWVLGLILLAGLNFYNLKNPLFKNGEGKQNTKLSNALLCVPLYAWMSIICGLYFFLLEHHPAGLAIYLQKLTAHASLYIQIGLYVWTGILLRDTSLGRRFFDLLNPWKFPSELMAVIVVVVAALPTAYSGASGIVVLALGATIFKELRRAGASQERALAATAMSGSLGVVLPPCLLVVIVASLNLEVTTDELFYWGWRVFALSTTFFLIVSWFSRTESWKIRPEQDALGKSLKALKSFSVYLVISVAIVLTIVLALGTHFDERTAPYILPIAMLALLFIDYRISKKEKLENGETHTEEVELARTSYDAGSHLGALLLLMGMSASMGGVFERSEVINLFPTHLGSPLSAMLILTFALVIIGMLMDPYGAVILVSVTLYPIAKANGIHPLNFWMTALVSFELGYLTPPVALNHLLTKHVVREQLIEDKSLETKGFFARHEHIVIPIIVLTLTLLVTAFGPILYSKYSG, encoded by the coding sequence ATGTGGAGAAAAATCGTTTCCTGGGCGGTATTATTCTTTTTATTCGTACCCCTTGTTCAAAGTGGAAGCCAGCTAGTACAAGCTAGGTTACTCGGCTTAGGCGGCAGTATTTGGCCGAACTATGCAATGATCCGAAATGTTTGTGTCGTCGATCCGAATGCGGAAGCGGATACAAAGGCGGAAGTCAGCCAAGCGGATATGGACGCTTTGGACGATATCGGTCTTGGAGATACAACTGGCGGGAAGAATGTAGGAGTTCCTACAGGACCCACCGAAACACAATTGGAGTTGGAGAAGCTCGCGGGCTCTCTTACTACAGGACAGAAATTATATTGTGGATTCGAGCGTAGGCTTTCTTGGCTTACTATCTCGGCCATCGATTATATTCCTATGACGATGGTGGTACTTCTGCTCGTAGCAGGAACAGTTTCCACTACCAGAAGATATCATATCGCTCTTCGAAATCCAGAAAACTCTAAAGAGGAAAAGATCACCGAATGGAGCCAGATCATCGCAAATTCCATCATCATGGTTTCTGCTGCGTTCATGTATCCTCTTCAAAAAGGTGTGGAGGCTCAGATCCAGGTGCTTTGGGTTCTCGGACTGATTCTTTTAGCTGGATTAAACTTTTATAATTTAAAAAACCCTCTTTTTAAAAATGGAGAAGGTAAGCAGAATACAAAACTTTCCAACGCATTATTATGTGTTCCTCTTTATGCTTGGATGTCGATTATCTGCGGTTTGTACTTTTTCTTACTGGAACATCATCCGGCAGGACTTGCAATCTATCTCCAGAAATTGACCGCACATGCTTCCTTGTATATCCAGATCGGTTTGTATGTATGGACCGGTATTCTATTGAGAGATACATCCTTAGGCAGAAGATTTTTCGACTTATTAAACCCTTGGAAATTCCCTTCCGAGCTTATGGCGGTGATTGTAGTTGTGGTTGCTGCTCTTCCTACTGCCTATAGTGGAGCTTCCGGAATCGTAGTTCTTGCATTAGGAGCTACCATCTTCAAAGAATTGAGAAGGGCAGGTGCAAGCCAAGAAAGAGCATTAGCTGCTACTGCAATGTCTGGAAGTTTGGGAGTTGTTTTACCTCCTTGTTTACTCGTTGTGATCGTAGCTTCCTTAAACTTGGAAGTTACCACTGATGAATTATTCTATTGGGGATGGAGAGTATTTGCTTTATCGACTACCTTCTTCTTGATTGTTAGCTGGTTTAGTAGAACCGAATCCTGGAAGATTCGTCCCGAACAAGATGCTTTAGGTAAATCTTTAAAAGCGCTGAAATCGTTTTCGGTTTATTTAGTGATCTCCGTTGCGATCGTTTTGACGATTGTTCTTGCGCTCGGAACTCATTTCGACGAGAGAACCGCTCCTTATATTCTTCCGATTGCGATGCTTGCTTTATTATTCATCGACTATCGTATTTCCAAAAAGGAAAAATTGGAGAATGGAGAAACTCATACGGAAGAAGTTGAACTTGCCAGAACTTCCTACGATGCCGGCTCTCACTTAGGAGCTCTTCTTCTTTTGATGGGAATGTCTGCATCTATGGGCGGGGTTTTCGAAAGATCGGAAGTGATCAATCTATTCCCGACTCATCTTGGTTCTCCATTGTCTGCAATGCTCATTCTTACTTTCGCACTTGTGATTATCGGAATGTTGATGGACCCTTACGGTGCTGTGATCTTGGTTTCAGTAACCTTGTATCCGATCGCAAAGGCAAACGGGATCCATCCTTTGAATTTCTGGATGACTGCACTTGTTTCCTTTGAGTTGGGGTATTTGACCCCACCGGTTGCACTCAATCACCTGTTGACCAAACATGTAGTGAGAGAGCAGTTGATAGAGGATAAAAGTTTAGAGACCAAAGGTTTCTTTGCAAGGCATGAACATATCGTAATTCCGATTATTGTTCTGACTTTGACCTTACTTGTGACCGCTTTCGGACCGATCCTGTATTCTAAATACTCCGGTTAA
- a CDS encoding putative solute-binding protein, translated as MKKFLILSVIILGTWMSVGVGAAETVDRSMCVFDPSGAHGDVFKAAQRYQAQALTWGIRLDLKAYTDEVVANSDFKAGKCNMAFLTSLRVRSYVHESGSIEAIGALPSYDLLRKTIEALSNPKVRELNTDGDYETMAMFPGGAVYLLLRDKNLKDIKDLAGRKIATLTYDQAATTMVDIVGASMVPAEIATFAGIFNNGRADACYSPAIGIKPLELMKGISPNGGIVRFPIGQLTFQIVARHKDFAEGFGNTSRAWAATQFDAMLSLTKKAEQEIPAKYWIEVPKDLQKNYFEKFREVRIRLRDKKVYHPTILKLMKRVRCSADKEAAECADNLE; from the coding sequence TTGGATGTCCGTAGGCGTGGGAGCAGCGGAGACGGTGGATCGATCCATGTGTGTATTCGATCCTTCCGGCGCACACGGAGATGTGTTTAAAGCGGCACAAAGATACCAAGCACAAGCTTTAACCTGGGGAATTCGCCTGGATCTAAAAGCTTATACTGACGAAGTTGTGGCAAATTCCGACTTCAAAGCCGGAAAATGTAATATGGCATTCTTAACTTCTCTTAGAGTAAGAAGTTATGTGCATGAATCAGGATCCATCGAAGCGATCGGTGCATTGCCAAGTTATGACCTTCTACGCAAAACAATCGAAGCATTATCAAATCCTAAAGTAAGAGAACTGAATACTGACGGCGATTACGAGACCATGGCTATGTTCCCTGGTGGAGCAGTTTATCTTTTATTAAGAGACAAAAACTTGAAAGATATCAAGGACTTGGCAGGTAGAAAAATCGCTACTTTAACTTATGACCAAGCTGCCACTACAATGGTGGATATTGTAGGAGCTTCTATGGTTCCTGCTGAGATCGCTACTTTTGCAGGTATTTTTAATAACGGAAGAGCGGATGCTTGTTATTCTCCGGCAATCGGGATCAAACCTTTGGAACTCATGAAAGGAATTTCTCCGAATGGTGGAATCGTTCGTTTTCCTATCGGGCAATTGACCTTCCAAATTGTAGCTCGCCACAAGGATTTTGCAGAAGGTTTTGGAAACACTTCCAGAGCATGGGCGGCTACTCAATTTGATGCAATGCTTTCTCTTACTAAAAAGGCGGAGCAAGAAATCCCAGCTAAGTATTGGATAGAAGTTCCAAAAGATCTTCAAAAGAACTATTTCGAAAAATTCAGAGAAGTTAGAATTAGGCTGAGAGACAAAAAAGTATATCATCCAACCATTCTGAAATTAATGAAAAGGGTTCGTTGCAGTGCGGATAAAGAAGCCGCTGAGTGCGCCGATAACCTGGAATAA